In Penaeus monodon isolate SGIC_2016 chromosome 8, NSTDA_Pmon_1, whole genome shotgun sequence, one DNA window encodes the following:
- the LOC119575964 gene encoding glycoprotein-N-acetylgalactosamine 3-beta-galactosyltransferase 1-like encodes MQDLLIISASVSGFSEICLIPSEKMKHCDFFSYFHFILSGAGYVLGREALRRFIEKALHNEAICGSRRYGEDFQLGRCLQAVGVAIVDTRDHRQQGRFFQQHVRQILQNPDIHSRIVYYPIKKDGNPDSCCSDTVISFHQMSVADLYMLDYLIYKVRVFGYVPSLPLKVPLPPDLEGVPNRTLQKYLL; translated from the exons ATGCAAGACCTTTTGATTATAAGTGCTAGTGTATCAGGATTCTCAGAGATTTGTCT CATTCCTTCCGAAAAAATGAAGCACTGcgattttttcagttattttcacttcattttatCAGGCGCTGGATATGTCTTAGGCCGAGAAGCCCTTCGTAGGTTTATCGAGAAGGCATTACATAACGAAGCCATTTGCGGATCACGGAGATACGGGGAGGATTTTCAACTAG GCCGGTGTCTCCAGGCAGTCGGCGTCGCCATCGTCGACACCCGCGACCACCGCCAGCAAGGACGGTTCTTTCAACAACATGTCAGGCAAATCTTGCAGAATCCTGATATTCACTCACGCATCGTTTACTATCCGATCAAAAAG GATGGCAACCCAGACAGCTGTTGTTCCGACACTGTCATCTCCTTCCACCAGATGTCAGTCGCCGACCTTTATATGCTTGATTACCTCATCTACAAAGTCCGGGTCTTCGGGTACGTCCCTTCCCTGCCTTTAAAGGTCCCTCTCCCGCCTGACCTTGAAGGTGTCCCAAACAGG ACGCTTCAAAAGTATCTTCTGTAA